The following are from one region of the Salvia splendens isolate huo1 chromosome 2, SspV2, whole genome shotgun sequence genome:
- the LOC121790855 gene encoding methyl-CpG-binding domain-containing protein 7-like codes for MERRRRSSSNSMLVPYAHRQLAVVPHGWDVEEVPRTDGSRSDRYYYEPGSGRKFRSVREVHRYLNGEPNRSFRSNTRMRMRMRMRMPLHRSGRCRYRRMLVSDGKLLRVDNEGSKSYLAVVREAPGILPDGWVVEEVPRKYMNWPDKYYYEPETGVKFRSLIAVEAHLAELDEDAPLSKTLEGIMENKPLAQAFKMENHKTYTRRKKDTTQAKSQASSFIEPPMKVTWVLANAQGDSWNPFISEALVPDAVKNQWTTRFTLFMKDGTHSY; via the exons ATGGAGCGACGCCGACGCTCAAGCTCAAATTCAATGCTGGTGCCGTACGCCCACCGCCAGCTAGCGGTGGTTCCGCACGGCTGGGACGTGGAGGAGGTGCCACGCACTGACGGCAGCCGCTCCGACAGG TACTACTATGAGCCTGGCTCTGGAAGAAAATTCAGGTCTGTCAGAGAAGTTCATCGATATTTGAACGGAGAACCTAACCGCTCCTTCAGATCCAACACTAGGATGCGGATGCGAATGCGAATGCGAATGCCTTTGCACAGG AGTGGTAGATGTCGATATCGAAGGATGCTTGTTTCTGATGGAAAG TTGTTGAGAGTGGATAATGAAGGAAGCAAGAGTTATTTGGCTGTAGTACGGGAAGCCCCCGGCATTCTTCCTGATGGCTGGGTTGTGGAGGAGGTGCCTCGTAAATATATGAACTGGCCTGACAAG TATTACTATGAACCTGAGACTGGTGTGAAGTTTCGGTCCCTGATTGCTGTTGAGGCACACTTGGCAGAATTGGACGAAGATGCCCCATTATCCAAGACATTAGAAGGGATTATGGAAAATAAACCTCTTGCACAGGCTTTCAAAATGGAAAATCACAAG ACCTATACTCGAAGGAAGAAAGATACTACTCAAGCAAAATCACAAGCCTCATCTTTTATCGAGCCGCCAATGAAAGTGACTTGGGTTCTTGCCAATGCACAAGGGGATTCGTGGAACCCTTTCATCTCCGAGGCATTGGTCCCCGATGCTGTTAAGAATCAATGGACAACCAGATTCACGCTTTTCATGAAGGACGGAACCCACAGTTATTAG